The genomic window GGCGGCGACCTTGTTCGCCGCCACCGGCGTGCTGACCCTCGCCCGCGTCGCCTGACGCCGCCACCTCATTCGGCGGCCAGCATCTCCTGCGCGTGCTGGCGGGTGATCGGCGTGATCTCGACGCCGCCGAGCATGCGCGCGATCTCCTCGACGCGGCCGCCGGCATCGAGCGGCGTGACGCGGCTGGTGACGCGGCTGCCGGCGACATCCTTCTCCTTCGCCACCTGCCACTGCCAAGCCGCGCGCGCCGCCACCTGCGGCAGGTGGGTGACGCACAGCACCTGGCGGTCGCGGCCGAGCTCACCGAGCAGGCGGCCGACGACCTCGGCGACGCCGCCGCCGATGCCGACATCGACCTCGTCGAAGATCAGCGTCGGCACCGCCGCGGCGCGGCTGGTCACCACCTGGATCGCCAGGCTGATGCGCGACAGCTCGCCGCCGGAGACGACCTTCGCCAGCGGCCGCGCCTCGCCGCCGGCCAGCCCGGAGACGCGGAACTCGACCTGCTCCAGCCCGTAGGCGGCGCCGCCGGCCACCGGCAGCAGCGCCGCCTCGAAGCGGCCGCCGGCCAGCGCCAGCTGCTGCATGATCCGGCTCACTTCCTCGGACAGCTTCTTCGCCGCCTTGCCGCGCGCCGCCGACAGCTTGCCGGCGAGGCGCTCGTAGTCCTGCCGTGCGGCGGCGACGCGCGCTGCCAGCGCCGCCATGTCGGAGCTTTCGCCGAGCTCGGCCAGGCGCGCGCGCGCCTCGGCCAGGCGTTCCGGCAGGGCCTCCGGCGCGACCCGCAGCTTGCGCGCGCAGGCCAGCACCGCCTCGATCCGCCGCTCGACCTCGGCCAGCCGGCCGGGATCGAGTTCGGCGCGGTCGGCGTAGCGGCGCAGCGCCGACACCGCCTCGGCGAGTTCGGCCTGCGCCGACTGCACCAGCTGCGCCACCTCGGCCAGCGCCGGATCGTAGCCGGCCAGCCCGTCGAGGCGGGCGGCGACGCGATCGACCTGCGCCTCCGCCGCGGCGTCGCCGTCGGCAAGCTGCGCCAGCGCGAACTGCACGCCCTCGATCAGTCCGGCCGCGTAGCCGAGCCGCCGGTGCTCGGCGTTCAGCGCGTCCCAGCCGGTGGCCGAGAACGGCTCGCCATCGGCGAGGCCCTCGATTTCCTGCACTTGCCAGGCCAGCTCGTCGCGCTCGCGCTGCAGCGCCTCGGCGCCGTTCGCCGCGGCGTCCAGCAGCGACTGCGCTTCGCGCCAGCCGCGCCAGGCCTGGCCGACCTCGGCCGCCGCCCCGGCGAGGCCGGCGTGCGCGTCGAGCAGGTTGCGCTGCGCCTCGCTGCGCAGCAGCGACTGGTGCGCGTGCTGGCCGTGGATGTCGACCAGCCATTCGGAGATTTCGCGCAGCTGCTGCACCGTCGCCGGCGAGCCGTTGATCCAGGCGCGCGAGCGGCCGCCGGCGTCCACCGTGCGGCGCAGGATCAGGCCGTCGTCGCCGTCGAGCGCCTGCTCCTGCAGCCAGGCGACGGCACCGGCAATGCCTGCGGCGGCGAATTCGGCGGAGACCTCGGCGCGTTCGCAGCCGCTGCGGATCAGGCCGGCATCGGCGCGTTCGCCGAGGACGAAGGCCAGCGCATCGACGAGGATCGACTTGCCGGCGCCGGTTTCGCCGGTGAGCGCACCGAAGCCGGCGGCGAAGTCGAGTTCGAGCCGGTCGACGATGACGAAATCCCGGATGGCGAGGTGCTGCAGCATGGGTCAGGTCTCCTGCCGGGCCGCCCCAAGGGAGACCTGCGCCCCCGTGGGGGGGTGAGGTTGGGAATTCGCGGCGCATGGCGCCGCGCCAGCCGAACGGGCTTCCCGCAACGGGAAGCCCTTGGCGAACGTCGAGCGTGGGGGTCGTTTCACCTCAGGTGCCTTTCGGGCGCGCGCTCCACTGCAGCTTCTGCCGCAGCATCGCGAAGTAGCTGTAGCCGGGCGGGTGCAGGAAGC from Azospira restricta includes these protein-coding regions:
- the recN gene encoding DNA repair protein RecN; the protein is MLQHLAIRDFVIVDRLELDFAAGFGALTGETGAGKSILVDALAFVLGERADAGLIRSGCERAEVSAEFAAAGIAGAVAWLQEQALDGDDGLILRRTVDAGGRSRAWINGSPATVQQLREISEWLVDIHGQHAHQSLLRSEAQRNLLDAHAGLAGAAAEVGQAWRGWREAQSLLDAAANGAEALQRERDELAWQVQEIEGLADGEPFSATGWDALNAEHRRLGYAAGLIEGVQFALAQLADGDAAAEAQVDRVAARLDGLAGYDPALAEVAQLVQSAQAELAEAVSALRRYADRAELDPGRLAEVERRIEAVLACARKLRVAPEALPERLAEARARLAELGESSDMAALAARVAAARQDYERLAGKLSAARGKAAKKLSEEVSRIMQQLALAGGRFEAALLPVAGGAAYGLEQVEFRVSGLAGGEARPLAKVVSGGELSRISLAIQVVTSRAAAVPTLIFDEVDVGIGGGVAEVVGRLLGELGRDRQVLCVTHLPQVAARAAWQWQVAKEKDVAGSRVTSRVTPLDAGGRVEEIARMLGGVEITPITRQHAQEMLAAE